GTTCATTATCTGCCCCAGAATAAAAATACTGGCATATGCTATAAAATTCACAGAGAAAAATATGACAACCaagcaaatatatttttgtttattaagaACCATTAGTTAACAGTTTTCTTGGACAAGACACCTTTCTCATTTCTCTCTTTCTAATTCCCAGTGGCAAGTTGGAGAGTCAAGGAGACAGAGAGAATGATTGCCATTTGCACTGAACTCAGAAAGGTCAGTTTTTATGCTTTTTCATGTGCTTGTTATTTCATACACCTTGGAATGTTATGGTTGATAGTTCTTTGTTCGGCATAAACATTCCAGCTTGGAGCAACAGTTGAGGAAGGACCCGATTACTGCGTGATCACTCCACCGGAGAAATTAAATATTACGGCAATAGACACATACGATGACCACAGGATGGCTATGGCATTCTCTCTTGCAGCCTGTGCAGATGTCCCAGTTACCATTAACGATCCTGGTTGCACCCGAAAAACTTTCCCAGATTACTTTGAAGTTCTTGAGAGATTTACAAAGCACTGAATAAATATATACTAACTGGATTTTCATCGGAGAGAGAACATTAGCATTGGCCGCTGTCATTACAACTAAAGCAGTTGGAAGGCAGGCAATCCTTTTCAATTTTCATAATGTGTTTTTGATTTTGGTCGACTGTATTGCAAGTTGAGTTTGTCATTATTTTTTAAGTCTGTAATCGTTGTTATTTGTTGTAACTTCTGCAAACCCTTCTTGTATTTTTTATCCTTTTAATAAGCCAGTGGGGCAAATTCCACATCTACTATATGAGCTCAAGTGTAGAGAGATCTTTTGTCAATGTATAGGTTTCTAGCAGCAGCATTATCCTTCATCTGCTTTTCATTACAAGAATTGCTGTGatcacataatattatttattattgatagTAATCGACTCATCTCGATATAGATCAAAGAGTGACTGTTTAAAACCAATTTATGAAAAAGTGGTGGAAGTACTGAGGGATTTTTACAATGAAAAAACATGTTGGAATTGATTGTATGGATGAGTATAACGTGAGAGATCTGAGGCATAATTTTCAGCATTACTCTTGTTCATCCTTGAACAATTGAATAACATTTCTGCTTTCAAATGAAGTAATACCATTTGTCTTGTGATCCTAAGTAATACTGAGCTTCAACCACCCGCATGACTCTAGCTACTTAACATTAAATTGCAATATAGCACAACTGTGAAATTACATAACAAATGACACACCAAAGCTCCTTCACCATGCATTTCCACCCAACTCCTTACACCAGAAAACGGCGAATCTGCTGCTGTAAATTTTAGCACCAAATGAAAATGTGTTCCTTTTTAACAGAAAGTTGAAAACTACTGCAGAAAAGATGTTTTTCTAGGCCATCACTTTGCTGTGTATTCAGCTTTACAAGATTATATTGAAAATCTGAAACAAAAGTTTAATTTTACATCAGGAGGAAAAATGGGCTTGGTTCTCTAGGCTTTTAAAAGCCACTTTTTAAATTTTGAAGTTcaaaaacacttttaataccgGTTAGATTTCCAATGCACCTTGGTTTTTAGCTCCAAAAAACTCATTGAGAAGAAGCTAATCCCATCAGCTTTTGCTTTTTGGAAAAGTATTTCTTGGAAAGCTAaaagttaaaataaaaactaagccAACCAAACCCATAGTCATAGTCCTAGAAGCAGAAgattcaaagaaaatgaaatacCAGTCATTTCCTGTCACCTTGGTAGCCTTCTCTACTACGTTCCTTAATGGCACAACTTGTGTGGGTCTTGTATCAACTCCAAATCCGCCCGCATCCGGAACTAAACCAGGCTGGAAGCCAATCCCATCTCACAAGTAAAGATGTCAACATTGTTGTGTCCAGGATTTTGGCAGTAGATCATTGACATCCCTGCGCCAAGGGAGTGCTGCTTGTGCTCTATCTGGTCGTGGGGATGTCACAGATGCTAGTCCTGAACTTTTATTTGCGGTTTGGTTGAAACCATTTAAATTTCAATCTGGGTCACCAGCCACCCAAATCAACCACAAGATGataataatcaaaagagaagggATGGAACACCATATATTTCTCGAAATAATACTTTACACTTGTTTTGAGTTCATACTTCTTAGTGCAGAGACATTTCCATCAGAATTGATGATTCTCAAAAGGCAAAAAGAGAAGAGACATCTCCTGAACATGTGCAAAGATGAAGTGTTCCTCCTGATGTACTCAAATTGAACAAGGCCAAGCTATAAgcacatatatatgtatgaaagctagtgattttttttattatcaatCATCACCAATTCCAACAAACATTACATACAATTTTCTATACAAAAAGATGATCCCTAatgatagaaaaaataaaaaattcttatTGAATTGactccatatatatataataagatgCTTGCTCTTTCCTTTCAACCATTTCATCAATGTTACTCATTTACTCTTACAGATATGGTAGATTTCCAGACTTCTTTTACTTGGAAATGTGTCAATAAccgataaataattaaatcagtCATTTAAAAAAGCTAACAGTGTAATACTTAAGTGGAGGTAGTAAAGCAAACTAGCCATATTGAAATATCTTTCCAGCATATTCAATTTAGAAATTGACAGCCAAATGAAACTGAAGGACAATAGGTACGACTAGATATCAAACACTATAATTGAAGAGCATAAAAAGATAAGAAATTGGTGGTTCAAACACTTGTAgttttacaaataaaataaggTACAAGGTCAGTATCACATAACAGTCATGGACATAATCTGACGAGCAAGGCCAGGATCTTGGCTTAACAACTCCCTCAAGTTAGTCTCCACTTCGACTCTTTGTTTCTCCAAATAATCCCTAGAGGTCTGTTGTCAGAAAAAAGAAAATGTAAACTCAAAATGGTTGCATTTTCTTTGGGGATCAAATACTAAAAAAGTTGGATCACATAATTCATACCGTGAGTGAGGCAATTGCAGTCTCACTATCCTGAAGCTTCGCTTGCAGTTCATTCATTAAAAACGACTTAGGCTCTAAAACAAACCTGCCCATCAAATCATATCAAATCAAAATGAAGAAAAGTTTCTGATTTTCGAATTTGAAATTGGGCAGTGGATTTGATTAAGAAGAAACTCACTTACGTTCTCCCTGAAAAGCAAAAGACACAGCTAAGTTAATACatagattttagcaaaattgAAAAAAGAGAGAATGGGAGGATCTTTTTAAGTGAATTTACCAATTGATTTGTAGGTATTTGTGTCATCGGACACTTGGCGAAGCTCCTCCAAGGTCAAGAAAGCTCGCTTCTTTTCACCTTCTTTGCCGCGCAACTGGTTCTGCACCTGCCCATGAGTATTCGTATTTATATTTTTGGCAATataatctataaatatatatatatatgtgaaaaaaTGTGATTAAAAAACAAGCACATCGAGAAAGAAACCTGCTTCAGTTTTGCGGAGATCTCTATCATCCGACCTTGAAGCTCCAAAAAAGCCTGTCATATTTATACAAACACTTGAAAAAGCTCAGAGGCCAAAAATTAAAACAAAGAGAGAAAAAGTGAGAGAGACATACGGTCCTGTTACTTTCGTCAGCCATTGTTGTTCAAACTTGGAAACGAGaaagaacaacaaaaagaaaaagaagaaaacgaagaagaagatgagttAGAAGTTGAAAATACAACCTAAAAACTTGGCATCGTAAACTTCTGGGTTGGATTGGGTAGGGTAGTGTGGCCCAATCTGCCCATATGTAAGTTTGGGTTGGACAGTCCGGCCCAATCAGCCCATACCCATTTTAGCAGTAGTTAGATaaagggaaatctacaaaaatgcactaaaagttaaaaaaaatttgaaaaatacggtacattacaaaaatacggaatttttggataaaaacacggaatggcaaaattgtaaatacggagtggcaaaatcataaataaaagctgtaaaatacaatttcttgtgatcaacgtttacaaactagtaaatatatgttacgaacttgtaaatatctgttacgtgtttgtaaataatatttacaaaatcagttatagaattgtagattttttttttttttttgtagataaaacttacaaacaaattcgtaactaaaatttttatttttgtaacaatagtttacaagtctagttttacaactaagaaagatatttttgtaactaatatttacgaaaatattttatagttaaaaaatcataaacaaaatatacataaaattattatactttttcatattgttacaatattgtaccaaaaaattacatgaaccatcatatatatgctatacaacttaaaaatataaatttaagatattcattatttataaaacattttattaaatatagtggtgaaatacaatatttttttaaaaacaagttttacatttttgtaacaacaatttacaaaactaatttcacaactaaaaaatttatttttgtaactcacatttacataaatatttataaatttatttaacatgattattacaaagatttacaaaactaattttttaactttaaatatatttttgtaacaaaacttgaaacttggattagattatgattttggtttaacattgagtgttgagacttgactaactatgatttaaaaaatatatatataatatttttataaagaataataatattgtgattatctttaactatatattataacatatagttattaatattaattttaattaacaacatattgtaatttgtatatatatattttttttttttgagtaattgtataaatattaactttaatattaataaatatatttattttaaataaaaataaattaatctactttattttattgaaggtggtaactataattattattacttttattattatattaattgataggcttaaattcttattaaaaattaagacaaaaaaataaaaacaaaggtaaatatatatatacataagtgGGTGGGAAgagccgtatttttgtaatttatgggTGGAGAgagccgtatttttgtaatttattaaagGTACCGtataaaacaaatttttttttatattaccgTAGGATATGTAATTATCCCTtagataaattattttaaatgacTCGAAACAATCACATCAATAAGTAAATGTgcttattttttaaattgtaagaaaatgaaaattttatattGTTATTACCTAAATTACCTTTTCTgtaatttatttcttttatttgagagtgtatgactttaatataatggtatatgtatattaattttatttaattattttttattttaaagttatattgattttttaaactagtttatatattttttgtgatatggtatatcatttgtttatgatatttagtttctatcttattgtagtatataattttgttagcatatgTACGCCCTAGTTATCcgcgggctattagcgagctgaggtatagCATAACTATATCAGCCAAGTGGGTGACACGTACCCgaagctgctgttaccaggtcctacatctttagctcgaggtaaccaaaggtttactAAAATTACTAAgaagtcgggtcagaagtatggacatcaCAGGCTAAGAATAcaacaagctcgaggtacgagcttgagttggcatctgtgaccccttataaagtcaaccacgcaatgtaaatgtgcatatatcagacatcacgtgtctgatatatctctgaattctcggacacgcagcataaacgtacgtgttcaggcacccacaactgggttgggccgtgcggcccattaccccccttacttattgattagaccacacttcagtgtcaggttttaggaattaatcatgaaggtcacgggatgaccctccttgccaacccccaggtgccctctccctaaaaatatggagaccctaggagttgcaaagggttggattctattgtgtaaagaaataccctgtaaagaatactagaaagatagcaataatattggctggtggactagaatgattttaacatttgaaccacctaaaaaagtattcgtgtcaccattttattttaagatcattcatctattacggtttaTTACTTAGCATTAATCctactctttattctattaattacctgttggcgaataaccgcgtcaacagtttggtgctttcattgagaggctgttagattggtgttatcgcaaatacccaaccatagTGGTCACTCACTCAAGACATGGTAATgaggcggaccaacatgatgggcaggaggcccatcatgccgccatctccgatgaTTAGAACCATGAGGTTCAACAGCGGCGGGGCAAGCAGCCAGTAGGCCAAGATGACGCTGGAAGTTTGGCTCCCCGGCCACCAAATCCGAACcgagatttctacacggcggtggaaatggagaatgcacagctggcgaaagctaaccagcagattcaagagttTTGGCCccgctaccccctcttacaaccgacactaacgtcggaaagaggcaaggcgagactcataagtccccccggggtaatcggtccaagcctagccggtcggtcagaccccagacgtcaaactctactcccacatcgcacccccgggagaccacttttgaataactacccagggccgagcaacagtacagccgatcggtccgaacttcaactcccagctcacttccgccctcgagcACGCGAGGGAATTCgcgaaggagatccagggagggctcacagcgagagcccgtcccggccagccgtcctgcaccccgctcagaccgcAAAGCGTAGGACCCGGAGGATGGTAGAGCGCAGCGGCCCCGACCTAACCTAATCtgccctgacgggaccaggatcgTATCCCCGgccaggcatcctccttcaccaatcagatacccgtctcctcctcggccagtccgagacattccgactcatgggagcagtaggagaaatccttctTCAGTAGGACCGACAAATCATAGCAGAGCGCCCAgcgaagtcccggatcctcatccccagaggcgggctccaagtttctcaaacgggagctattggaccggaagccgcCGAAGTGACCTCTCTGGCAGAGACCTATGCCAATGTTtcagctcggcgcaaagtcctcaggccgccccgaggggcgacctccgagatcgtcttaactctcaaaggggagacccGGTAGGAAATggctcgccaaagggaagacctgtccgaggtgcgCGACAGCgagaacgtcccatataacctatctcaagataggagggacaataacccgccaaacacgcacaatggatccagagctattgaacagcctcggaataaccaagcaagtcaggacaaaacccttgagcgtctggctcagatggaggagctgatgagaaaactcttatcagaaaaagaaaaagactgataactctacaaaatagagttattttaccactttttatgtgctaattgttgcttaattcttgagtttttaattgatttattaaattttaaagtaattttgaatttattaggcttattttgattttttatatatttgtatgtttttatagttactatattgtaatatgttgtaatttaattatttgaattattgttgggtgtttagtggtaaaaataaatgcatatttattcaacttaagtgtcaaaacaaattaagtttaaattaatattttctttaaattaataAGATGTATTTGtatgttgaaaatatttatttgaagttaatttatgctattttatagaaattaagttgcaatttttttgtttaaaggAAATCTATGATAAAAGTGGCATTCTTGAAATGCCTTAACCACCAAGGCCCATCTCCTAGCCCAGGCCCGCCTGCTACAGCACCAAGAAGCCTACCTCCATTCGGCTTCTACATCACCCAGCAGCAAAAACTCCTTCAGCCTTCAGCAGCTCCCCTTGCCGCCACCTGTCCATCTCCTCATCACTCAGCTCTCTCCACCAACGGTCAAGCCATTCACAGCATCAACCTCATCACTTCACTCCATCATCAAACTTCCATTTCCTAGTGCCAGCCCAAACCGTGGGCTTAATCCCTCATGCCCAATAGCAGTCCAAAGCCTGCCCAGCCATTCGGCCCAAGCTCCAGGCCCACGAAGCTTTCAGCTGCCAAAACAGCCTCCAACTTCTCTGACGTACAGcctcttgagcccataaaattgcattttgtcccctatgacaaaaatgccacctttttacctattttctacacactttttaccccaaaatcatcaccactcctacaatttacccctatttaccatatttttattaatttaatcaatttacttaatttaaattgattattttaataatctcattttggctataaataagggttttgaagaccattttagggtgcttaatgttttggttaccatctttttctctcattttctctctaccattctctcttccatttgggtttttcaagagcattttgcaagtatgtatgtcatttattttgtaatttctactctagttatgtacttctaatctttttcataagattattaagatcatgatgaagcaacttgtaactaggtaatatttatgttgtatgttgatttcccttgtaatacaacaaagtttatggatttttcttctacatatatttctttcatcttaaatatcttgtattttagattgttagaacatatttgcactttgttcttcattagtgcataaacataatattctttgtgtaagatgtgtcattaaattgtacacatccaagcttagaacaaaaatattatgttttgccttataaataatgttcattgatttatttgttatttcattagattgatttacactaaatgctttgaaattataattttgaaaagtgaagaaaaatcctatctttttataagaaaattgtgcttaaaattataaatatttttggaaaatgatagtttaaattattttaactatcactaaaacttgggaatcaatatactaataaatattattaaacttacattttgtggattctagtatcttagtaatcttttcttttaacacttattgtcaaatcattattggtttattttcattctcttaaatagctttatttttcaatatttcattttatgttcataatattaaaactcaacaatctttggaactaggttagaatttattacttttgatttaaaatagttttcttttttattttagacaactcctttgggttcgacctcgtgcttacacgaaaactattctataaatacgattcgtgcgcttgcgagtataattttaaacatacccgttttgggtccatcaaagacgaatatgattcgggggacgagcttgagctcttcgcccccgaCATAGCTgcaacggcgtatccacctggtttctgtatgcctcacttgtccaagttcaacggagacggggtcccgtcagatcatctgggcatgttcaatactttgatgatggcccacaacattggtcctgaGCTGAGGTGCCTAATATTTCCATCCatcttgactgggccggccagacaatggttcaaacagagcgagaaacagtcaatcagctcgtggaaaactttctctactgacttcaagagaaCATTCcaagcttcccaggctgcccgcgtcaaggtcgACACCCTGGCAAACATGAGGCAGCAACCcgatgagcctctgaaggcttacctgagcagattcgcgaacgtcgctgctcgggccagagactccgatgacagctccaagctcatggctttgaggactggaatcctcgtcggggggactctggaacgaaatacaaaagaagggagtcagcaccgtaaatgaattcctaaatagggcccagggatggatcaacctAGAGGAGGCgtaagcctcagctgcaggaaccagccagacccttaAGCAgctcgctggagtgggaacggaggtcgtgacagcgacccagaccgttacacagaataaccagtttggtggaggcaagagaaaggggagcagcgagggcaaacagcacggcccaaagaagaacaagtccgtagaaaaatttaagtcggtctacgtgacttatacggagctcacccactctagagagaacatcttcctagcaaattctgctcgcctcccctggaagaagccggaaccgttgaaacaccttccaagttttgtcggttccacgacgacattggccacaataccgatgattgtaggcacctgaaggatgagattgaaactctcatcagagccggacccttggctcaatatgcgcggaatagagtcccCGTGGCCCGTCCTGCTCCGGAAGtctcggtcagtcagcccgggtctcgggtagatcaggacgtccctcctcctgtgataggaggagagatctccacgatctctggaggtccccatttggctggcacgagcaggggtgcccaaaagagatacgtcaacgaacttaaagctcataatggagtggagttcgtccccgagcagcatctaccaaagcaacgacgattggagaggcaaccaatcatatttactgaagaagatgccagccatgtccagttccctcataatgaccctctggtcgtagcactgcagctcgctaatcggagggttaggagagtgttgGTCGATAACGGGAGCTTGGTAAACCTACTGTTCCagtccacactggagaagatgggtttgtctgtcaccaaGCTGAAAGCCACTtccatgatgctttacggattctctggagaaggatcggcgatAATAgcaacgatcgagctggtgatcaccttgggagagggacctcagacagtctcgaaactcctcgagtttgtggtcatcgattgtcccgccgcgtacaatgccattttgggtcgacctacactaataacgtttgaagccattacctccatctgccacctcgcgctaaaTTCCCCttttccacggggatatgcacggtctgtggcgaacttgctgccaaggaatgctacagcatttctatgaagggaaaattaaaacccggacagttaacgatgaccgtccaaggtggaaatgaggaatctcaggaacctttgcctaatcctgagattgaaaaacctcagagtgccaaaggggaaaatatcgtcctaagtgatgatattgaccccaggataggcgaggataaatccgagctccaagctatcgaagagctcgaggaggtaaatatcgatccacagaatccctcacggatggtgaagctcgggaaaaacctatgtggcgagaggaaggcggagttgattaagttcctgcaggagaacctggacgtgtttgcgggtctcatgaggacatggtgggaatcagtccgagcgtcatcatgcacaccctccatttggataagagcgtgcctaCGAAGTCCCataaacaaaggcgcctaggaacaacccgagctgaagcactagaagaggaagtagcccagcTCAAAAAGTACGGATTTAtccgcgaagctaagttcccagtctaggtcgccaatcctgtgttggtcccaaagcccaacaggaaatggcggacctgcatcgacttctccgatctgaacaaagtttgccccaaagactgtttccccttgccgaggatcgaccaattggtagacgccacggcggggcacgagcttatgtcctttatggatgcgtactcgggctataatcagattgccatgaatccagcggaccaggagcacactagtttcatgaccccgactaacgtttattgttacaaggtcatgccgttcgggctgaagaacgccggggctacatatcagagattggtgaacaggatgttttccaaccagatcggaaagaacatggaagtgtacgttgacgacatgctggtcaagtcaaaaactgccgataactatgtttccgacctgggagaATGCTTCATGACCCtgagagaatatggcatgaggcttaacccgcagaagttcACTTTCGGAGTtgcatcagggaagttcttggggttcattgtcaataccagaggaatcgaggtaaaccccgataagatcaggtcgttgctcgagctgccctcacctcggtcgcgaaaagacgttcagggcctgacaggaagggtggcagcccttaatcggtttatctctaaatctaccgacaaatGCCTAccgttctacaacctgctccgagggaataagaagttcgagtggaccgaagagtgcgaacgtgccttcctcgacctgaaagcacatctagccgagccgcccgtattgtccaaaccaacggtgggagagcctcttttcctttacctagctgtcacagaagacaCAGCTAGTActgtattggtccgagaagaggaccgggctcagaagttagtctattacatcagcaagaggtttctcggagctgagtcccgatatccgttgatggagaagatggctttctgtctcattatgGCTTCCCTAAAGCTcaagccgtatttccagtcccactcaatacatgtcataaccgatcaacctttaaggcaggttttgcaaaagcctgaagcatcgggacgtctgttgaagtgggctattaagctcagccagttcgagattttgtacgctctgcgaactgcaataaaaaaccaggccctggctgattttgtggcagaatgcacaggattccgagaagatcctgtggaagattcaccccaggcctccttagcccaggtctcatggaaggtcttcgtagatgggtcgtctaacgagaacggctccaaggctggaatcattttgatatccccagaaggacatagattccactcggcgttgagattcgggttcaaggcatccaacaacgaggccgaatacgaagctttactggccgggctaagggtggcctagGAGCTGAAGGCCAACTCCGTTCAGTGTTTCAgcgattcctagctcgtggtccactaggtgctaggtgaataccaagcacggggaaccaagatggctgcttacctggccaaggtaaaagtcgagctgtctgcGTTTGAACTGGGCTCAATCGAACAGATAccccgggagcagaatgccaacgcagacgccctcgcaaagctcgccacctccggggagacggaaaCTTTGGGGTTAGTagcggtagagttcttggagaaaccaagcatagaagaggttggggtggaggtcgagatgatcgacgccagaccgacctggatgacccccatctttaaatatctcaccgaaggaaagttacctaaAGAGTgcaatgacgcaaggcgggtactttaccaggctccgaggtatacagtggtagatgggatgctataccggcgtgggcactctctacccctcctacgatgcgttctgccaggcgaagcgaagaccattttgcaagaagtgcatgagggtttttgcggagatcacactgaggggcaaagcttggccctaaagatcttaaggcaaggatattactggcccactttgtcaaagtactcgatctcctacgtcaagaaatgttacaagtgccagcgattcgccacagttgcctgagctcccccagtcgagctgaagatgatctcatccccatgacCATtcacggtctggggaatcgacttggttggcgccctccctactggaaagggaggagtccgttatgtggtggtggctatcgactacttcaccaagtgggcagaggcAGAAGCCTTGG
This genomic interval from Humulus lupulus chromosome 8, drHumLupu1.1, whole genome shotgun sequence contains the following:
- the LOC133797657 gene encoding prefoldin subunit 1, which codes for MADESNRTAFLELQGRMIEISAKLKQVQNQLRGKEGEKKRAFLTLEELRQVSDDTNTYKSIGRTFVLEPKSFLMNELQAKLQDSETAIASLTTSRDYLEKQRVEVETNLRELLSQDPGLARQIMSMTVM